Proteins encoded together in one Triticum dicoccoides isolate Atlit2015 ecotype Zavitan chromosome 7B, WEW_v2.0, whole genome shotgun sequence window:
- the LOC119339182 gene encoding receptor-like serine/threonine-protein kinase At2g45590, with product MPSRQLPSSPAPLPAPHGHGHTHAHDRQLRRLHSAAVAASAAAGALVAIAMALALLLLWLRRRRARRKEAKEEKAGALERLSYRKLRRATGAFAAGGKLGQGGFGPVFRGVLPPPRGAGGACGRPVAVKVMDAAGSLQGEREFHNEIAVASHIRAAAEKAASSPAATADDEGKPASARDSSILLPFAYSMPRRGEGRARRMMLVYDLMPGGSLQDALLGRRCPELVAGWPRRLAVARDVAAALHYLHCVLKPPVVHGDVKPSNVLLDAGLRARLADFGLARVNSDPDPDDKLESGTIAEGTDANENALDGGCDDDVSVVAESTVTTTVDGEGNVAPKSPEVDDGGGGGFTLPSPDEAASTSGFDQTSLDSGLNSRSCNGVGSRTGGASGTGSDWWWRQDNAGPSHGGVKDYVMEWIRSEIKKERPKNDWIAGAAASNPGTERKKQKRRAREWWREEYTDELAKKQKRRALAKSRSQQAGLQWWERDIDDDLDGKGRSKWTMVKSWSRRSSSSASNGNGSGNVNGSINWWVNGARSSRDWASGDFVPKSGGAVSSTPSMRGTVCYVAPEYGGGGPLSERCDIYSYGVLLLVLISGRRPLQVSASPMSEFEKASLISWAKHLAHVSRLIDLVDPALKDVNQEEALLCITVALLCIQRSPARRPTSEELLRLLSGEGEPPHLPLEFSPSPPGGFHFKSRKKVR from the coding sequence atgCCCTCCCGCCAGCTCCCCTCCTCCCCCGCCCCCCTCCCCGCCCCGCACGGCCACGGCCACACCCACGCCCACGACCGCCAGCTCCGCCGCCTCCACTCCGCGGCCGTCGCCGCCTCGGCGGCCGCCGGCGCGCTCGTAGCCATCGCGATGGCGCtggcgctgctgctgctctggctccgcCGCAGACGGGCGCGCCGGAAGGAggccaaggaggagaaggccggggCGCTGGAGCGGCTGTCGTACCGCAAGCTGCGGCGCGCCACGGGGGCCTTCGCGGCCGGCGGCAAGCTCGGGCAGGGCGGCTTCGGCCCCGTCTTCCGCGGGGTCCTCCCGCCTCCCCGCGGCGCGGGCGGGGCGTGCGGCCGCCCCGTCGCCGTCAAGGTCATGGACGCCGCCGGGTCGCTGCAGGGCGAGCGCGAGTTCCACAACGAGATCGCCGTCGCCTCCCACATCCGCGCCGCCGCCGAAAAGGCGGCGTCTTCCCCTGCCGCCACCGCGGACGACGAGGGcaagccggcgtcggcgcgcgactCCTCCATACTGCTCCCGTTCGCCTACTCGATGCCGAGGCGGGGGGAGGGGCGGGCGCGCCGGATGATGCTGGTCTACGACCTCATGCCCGGCGGCTCCCTGCAGGACGCGCTGCTCGGCCGCCGCTGCCCCGAGCTGGTGGCCGGGTGGCCGCGCCGGCTCGCCGTGGCGCGCGACGTCGCCGCCGCGCTCCACTACCTCCACTGCGTGCTCAAGCCGCCCGTCGTGCACGGGGACGTCAAGCCCAGCAACGTCCTGCTCGACGCCGGCCTCCGCGCCCGGCTCGCCGACTTCGGCCTCGCCCGCGTCAACTCCGACCCCGACCCGGACGACAAGCTGGAGAGCGGCACGATTGCGGAGGGGACTGATGCGAATGAGAATGCTCTCGATGGGGGGTGCGACGATGACGTCTCTGTTGTGGCGGAGAGCACGGTCACCACGACGGTCGATGGGGAAGGGAACGTCGCCCCCAAGTCGCCGGAggttgacgacggcggcggcggcggcttcacgCTGCCGTCGCCGGACGAGGCTGCGTCCACTTCCGGGTTTGACCAGACCAGTCTCGACAGTGGTCTGAACAGCCGCAGCTGCAATGGTGTCGGTTCACGCACCGGTGGCGCCTCTGGGACCGGGAGTGACTGGTGGTGGCGGCAGGACAATGCCGGACCCAGCCATGGCGGTGTGAAGGATTATGTGATGGAGTGGATCCGatcagagatcaagaaggagcgccCCAAAAATGATTGGATTGCAGGGGCAGCTGCATCCAACCCGGGGACAGAGAGGAAGAAGCAAAAGCGCAGAGCACGTGAGTGGTGGCGCGAGGAGTACACCGATGAGCTTGCCAAGAAGCAGAAACGCAGGGCGCTTGCCAAATCGAGGAGCCAGCAGGCCGGGCTGCAATGGTGGGAGCGTGATATCGATGACGACTTGGATGGCAAGGGGCGGTCCAAGTGGACAATGGTGAAGAGCTGGAgccgaagaagcagcagcagcgctAGCAATGGCAATGGCAGTGGCAATGTCAATGGGAGCATCAACTGGTGGGTCAATGGCGCAAGAAGCAGCCGTGATTGGGCAAGTGGGGACTTCGTGCCCAAGAGCGGAGGCGCGGTGAGCAGCACGCCGAGCATGCGTGGCACCGTGTGTTATGTTGCTCCAGAGTACGGTGGTGGTGGTCCTTTGTCCGAGAGATGCGACATCTATAGCTACGGTGTCCTGCTACTGGTTCTTATCTCTGGCCGCCGGCCATTGCAAGTGTCGGCCTCGCCCATGTCGGAGTTCGAGAAGGCGAGCCTCATATCCTGGGCAAAGCACCTCGCGCACGTGAGCCGCCTTATCGATCTCGTCGACCCGGCCTTGAAAGATGTTAACCAGGAGGAGGCCCTGCTCTGCATCACAGTCGCGCTCCTCTGCATACAGAGGTCCCCCGCTCGCCGACCAACAAGCGAAGAGCTGCTCCGGTTGCTCTCCGGCGAGGGAGAGCCGCCTCACCTCCCGCTAGAGTTCTCGCCGTCCCCACCTGGTGGGTTCCATTTCAAATCCCGGAAGAAAGTTCGGTGA